One genomic window of Burkholderia diffusa includes the following:
- the alaS gene encoding alanine--tRNA ligase, translating into MKAAEIREKFLKFFESKGHTIVRSSSLVPGNDPTLMFTNSGMVQFKDVFLGTDPRPYSRATTAQRSVRAGGKHNDLENVGYTARHHTFFEMLGNFSFGDYFKHDAIKFAWELLTTVYMLPKEKLWVTVYQEDDEAYDIWAKEVGVPTERIIRIGDNKGARYASDNFWTMGDTGPCGPCTEIFYDHGPDVWGGPPGSPEEDGDRYIEIWNLVFMQFNRDAQGNMTRLPKQSVDTGMGLERLAAVLQHVHSNYEIDLFQNLIKAAARVTEISDLNNNSLKVIADHIRACSFLIVDGVIPGNEGRGYVLRRIVRRAIRHGYKLGRKGSFFHMLVADLVAEMGAAYPELKEAEQRVTDVLRQEEERFFETIEHGMSILEAALADVEAKGGKVLDGELAFKLHDTYGFPLDLTADVCRERGMTVDEPAFDDAMARQREQARAAGKFKATQGLEYSGAKTTFHGYEEIAFDDAKVVALYVDGSAVNEVKHGQDAVVVLDHTPFYAESGGQVGDQGVLANAATRFAVADTLKVQADVIGHHGTLEQGTLKVGDVLRAEIDAQRRARTQRNHSATHLMHKALREVLGAHVQQKGSLVDAEKTRFDFAHNAPMTDDEIRRVEQIVNNEILANAPGIVRVMPYDEAVKGGAMALFGEKYGDEVRVLDLGFSRELCGGTHVHRTGDIGFFKIVVEGGVAAGIRRVEAITGDNAVRYVQELDARVNEAAAALKAQPSELTQRIAQVQDQVKSLEKELGALKSKLASSQGDELAQQAVEIGGVYVLAATLDGADAKTLRETVDKLKDKLKSAAIVLAAVEGGKVSLIAGVTQEASKKVKAGELVNFVAQQVGGKGGGRPDMAQAGGTEPANLPGALAGVKGWIEERL; encoded by the coding sequence ATGAAAGCTGCCGAAATCCGCGAGAAATTCCTCAAATTCTTCGAATCGAAGGGCCACACGATCGTCCGCTCGTCGAGCCTCGTGCCCGGTAACGACCCCACGCTGATGTTCACGAACTCGGGCATGGTCCAGTTCAAGGACGTGTTCCTCGGCACGGACCCGCGTCCGTACTCGCGCGCCACCACGGCGCAGCGCAGCGTGCGCGCGGGCGGCAAGCACAACGACCTCGAGAACGTCGGCTACACGGCGCGCCACCACACCTTCTTCGAGATGCTCGGCAACTTCTCGTTCGGCGACTACTTCAAGCACGACGCGATCAAGTTCGCGTGGGAGCTGCTGACCACGGTCTACATGCTGCCGAAGGAAAAGCTGTGGGTTACCGTCTACCAGGAAGACGACGAAGCGTACGACATCTGGGCGAAGGAAGTCGGCGTTCCGACCGAGCGGATCATCCGCATCGGCGACAACAAGGGCGCGCGTTACGCGTCGGACAACTTCTGGACGATGGGCGACACGGGCCCGTGCGGCCCGTGCACGGAAATCTTCTACGACCACGGCCCGGACGTGTGGGGCGGCCCGCCGGGGTCTCCGGAAGAAGACGGCGACCGCTACATCGAGATCTGGAACCTCGTGTTCATGCAGTTCAACCGCGACGCGCAGGGCAACATGACGCGCCTGCCGAAGCAGTCGGTCGACACCGGCATGGGCCTCGAGCGCCTCGCCGCGGTGCTGCAGCACGTGCACAGCAACTACGAGATCGACCTGTTCCAGAACCTGATCAAGGCCGCCGCGCGCGTGACCGAGATCAGCGACCTGAACAACAACTCGCTGAAGGTGATCGCCGATCACATCCGCGCGTGCTCGTTCCTGATCGTCGACGGCGTGATCCCCGGCAACGAAGGCCGCGGCTACGTGCTGCGCCGCATCGTGCGCCGTGCAATCCGCCACGGCTACAAGCTCGGTCGCAAGGGCTCGTTCTTCCACATGCTGGTGGCCGACCTCGTCGCCGAGATGGGCGCCGCGTACCCGGAACTGAAGGAAGCCGAACAGCGCGTGACGGACGTGCTGCGTCAGGAAGAGGAGCGCTTCTTCGAAACGATCGAGCACGGGATGTCGATCCTCGAGGCCGCGCTGGCGGATGTCGAGGCGAAGGGCGGCAAGGTGCTCGACGGCGAACTCGCGTTCAAGCTGCACGACACGTACGGCTTCCCGCTCGACCTCACGGCCGACGTGTGCCGCGAGCGCGGGATGACGGTCGACGAGCCGGCGTTCGACGACGCGATGGCACGCCAGCGCGAGCAGGCGCGCGCGGCCGGCAAGTTCAAGGCCACGCAGGGTCTCGAATACTCGGGCGCGAAGACCACCTTCCACGGCTACGAGGAAATCGCGTTCGACGACGCGAAGGTCGTCGCGCTGTACGTCGACGGTTCGGCCGTCAACGAAGTGAAGCACGGCCAGGATGCGGTCGTGGTGCTCGACCACACGCCGTTCTACGCGGAATCGGGCGGCCAGGTCGGCGATCAGGGCGTGCTCGCGAATGCCGCCACGCGCTTCGCGGTGGCCGACACGCTGAAGGTGCAGGCCGACGTGATCGGCCACCACGGCACGCTCGAACAGGGCACGCTCAAGGTCGGCGACGTGCTGCGCGCGGAAATCGACGCGCAGCGCCGCGCGCGCACGCAGCGCAATCACTCGGCCACCCACCTGATGCACAAGGCGCTGCGCGAAGTGCTCGGCGCGCACGTGCAGCAGAAGGGTTCGCTCGTCGACGCGGAGAAAACCCGTTTCGACTTCGCGCACAACGCGCCGATGACCGACGACGAAATCCGTCGCGTCGAGCAGATCGTCAACAATGAAATCCTAGCGAACGCGCCGGGCATCGTGCGCGTGATGCCGTACGACGAAGCGGTGAAGGGCGGCGCGATGGCGCTGTTCGGCGAAAAGTACGGCGACGAAGTGCGCGTGCTCGACCTCGGCTTCTCGCGCGAGCTGTGCGGCGGCACGCACGTGCACCGCACCGGCGACATCGGTTTCTTCAAGATCGTCGTCGAAGGCGGCGTCGCGGCCGGCATCCGCCGCGTCGAGGCGATCACCGGCGACAATGCCGTGCGTTACGTGCAGGAGCTGGATGCACGTGTCAACGAAGCGGCGGCCGCGCTGAAAGCGCAACCGTCGGAGCTCACGCAGCGCATCGCGCAGGTGCAGGACCAGGTGAAGTCGCTCGAGAAGGAACTGGGCGCGCTGAAGTCGAAGCTCGCTTCGAGCCAGGGCGACGAGCTCGCGCAACAGGCGGTCGAAATCGGCGGCGTGTACGTGCTGGCCGCGACGCTCGACGGCGCGGATGCAAAGACGCTGCGCGAGACGGTCGACAAGCTGAAGGACAAGCTGAAGAGCGCGGCGATCGTGCTGGCGGCCGTCGAAGGCGGCAAGGTCAGCCTGATCGCGGGCGTCACGCAAGAGGCGAGCAAGAAGGTCAAGGCCGGCGAACTCGTGAACTTCGTCGCGCAGCAGGTGGGCGGCAAGGGCGGCGGCCGTCCGGACATGGCGCAGGCAGGCGGTACGGAACCGGCGAATCTGCCGGGCGCGCTGGCAGGCGTGAAGGGCTGGATCGAAGAGCGTCTTTGA
- a CDS encoding LysR family transcriptional regulator, with translation MDLAALAIFRAVVRENGVTRAAAKLNRVQSNVTTRIKQLEEELGAALFVRDGRRLVLTPAGHTLLPYAERLLELADEARDAVREDTPRGRLRLGTMESTAASRLPTVLARYHHAWPNVSLELVTGTTGWLIDKVRDFEIDAALFARPPEPDTLPDTFETVPIFREDLVLLTPRGHPPVRTPRDVILPTLIAFERGCTYRKYVERWYAAHGMQPARVLELGSYHAIVACVAAGAGIAVAPRSVLELQPETGNVTAHTIAELEGIDTLLAWRHGYASAALAALRDALGDAARQSGDAPTLPATALPA, from the coding sequence ATGGACCTGGCGGCGCTGGCGATTTTCCGGGCCGTCGTGCGTGAGAACGGCGTCACGCGCGCGGCGGCGAAGCTCAATCGCGTGCAGTCGAACGTGACGACGCGCATCAAGCAGCTCGAGGAGGAGCTCGGCGCGGCGCTGTTCGTGCGCGACGGCCGCCGGCTCGTGCTGACGCCGGCCGGGCACACGCTGCTGCCGTACGCGGAGCGGCTGCTTGAGCTTGCCGACGAGGCGCGCGACGCGGTGCGCGAGGACACGCCGCGCGGGCGGCTGCGGCTCGGCACGATGGAAAGCACGGCCGCGAGCCGGCTGCCGACCGTGCTCGCGCGCTATCACCATGCGTGGCCCAACGTATCGCTGGAACTCGTGACCGGTACGACCGGCTGGCTGATCGACAAGGTGCGCGACTTCGAGATCGACGCGGCGCTGTTCGCCCGGCCGCCGGAACCGGACACGCTGCCCGACACGTTCGAGACGGTGCCGATCTTCCGCGAGGACCTGGTGCTGCTGACGCCGCGCGGCCATCCGCCGGTGCGCACGCCGCGCGACGTGATCCTCCCGACGCTGATTGCGTTCGAGCGCGGCTGCACGTACCGGAAATACGTCGAACGATGGTATGCGGCACATGGAATGCAGCCCGCGCGCGTGCTCGAACTGGGTTCGTATCACGCGATCGTCGCGTGCGTGGCGGCCGGCGCGGGCATCGCGGTCGCGCCGCGCTCGGTGCTCGAGCTTCAACCCGAGACCGGCAACGTAACCGCCCACACGATCGCGGAACTCGAAGGCATCGACACGCTGCTCGCGTGGCGGCACGGTTACGCGTCGGCGGCGCTGGCCGCGCTGCGCGATGCGCTCGGCGATGCCGCGCGGCAGTCAGGGGATGCGCCCACGTTGCCAGCGACGGCATTACCGGCCTGA
- a CDS encoding YbfB/YjiJ family MFS transporter, with protein sequence MSRSDAPSAADVHLSDDADRRARAAALACMIGLAVALGVGRFAFTPLLPLMLADGSIGLKAGSWLASANYAGYFVGAVSCAAVRVPPARMVRFGLAATVLLTAAMGIGHLLPVWLAVRFVAGVVSAWTFVFVSQWGLRRLAELHAPEWSGVIYAGPGVGIVLTGLIGSALAGHRAAPGWLGFAVLSAVLSVAIWRTFGGGPAATAAGVTSAAPVQHAAMDAAPHDARRHRVDAAWLVVLYGMPGFGYIITATFLPVIARAALPAGSPWPDLFWPMFGAALIVGAIAAARLPARWDNRMLLAAGCATQALGIAAGIVWPNAAGFSIGSALLGVPFTAITLFAMREARRLHGERAAGLMGYATASYGVGQILGPLVAAPLTARFGSFSPALWVAAGALLVGAAGFAATAARGRAQPGRQP encoded by the coding sequence ATGTCCCGTTCCGATGCTCCAAGCGCCGCCGACGTACACCTGTCCGATGACGCCGACCGCCGCGCTCGCGCGGCCGCGCTTGCCTGCATGATCGGGCTCGCCGTCGCGCTCGGCGTCGGCCGTTTCGCGTTCACGCCGCTGCTGCCGCTGATGCTCGCCGACGGCTCGATCGGCCTGAAGGCGGGCAGCTGGCTCGCGTCGGCGAACTACGCGGGCTATTTCGTCGGCGCGGTCAGTTGCGCGGCAGTGCGCGTCCCGCCCGCGCGGATGGTGCGCTTCGGGCTTGCGGCCACCGTGCTGCTGACCGCCGCGATGGGCATCGGTCACCTGCTGCCGGTGTGGCTCGCGGTGCGCTTCGTCGCGGGCGTCGTCAGCGCATGGACGTTCGTGTTCGTATCGCAATGGGGGCTGCGGCGGCTCGCCGAGCTGCACGCGCCAGAGTGGAGCGGGGTGATCTACGCGGGGCCCGGGGTCGGCATCGTTCTGACGGGCCTGATCGGCAGTGCACTGGCCGGCCATCGCGCGGCGCCCGGCTGGCTCGGCTTCGCGGTGTTGTCGGCGGTGCTGTCGGTCGCGATCTGGCGCACGTTCGGCGGTGGGCCCGCGGCGACGGCGGCAGGCGTAACGTCGGCAGCGCCAGTCCAGCATGCGGCGATGGACGCGGCACCGCACGACGCGCGCCGCCATCGTGTCGACGCCGCATGGCTCGTCGTCCTGTACGGGATGCCGGGCTTCGGCTACATCATCACCGCGACGTTCCTGCCGGTGATCGCGCGCGCCGCGCTGCCGGCCGGCTCGCCGTGGCCGGATCTGTTCTGGCCGATGTTCGGCGCGGCGCTGATCGTCGGCGCGATCGCGGCCGCGCGGCTGCCTGCCCGCTGGGACAACCGGATGCTGCTCGCTGCCGGTTGCGCGACGCAGGCGCTCGGGATCGCGGCGGGAATCGTGTGGCCGAATGCGGCCGGCTTCTCGATCGGCAGCGCGCTGCTCGGCGTGCCGTTCACCGCGATCACGCTGTTCGCGATGCGCGAGGCGCGGCGCCTGCACGGCGAACGCGCGGCCGGGCTGATGGGCTATGCGACGGCGTCGTACGGGGTCGGGCAGATTCTCGGCCCGCTCGTCGCGGCGCCGCTGACCGCGCGCTTCGGGTCGTTCTCGCCGGCGTTGTGGGTCGCGGCGGGTGCGTTGCTCGTCGGTGCCGCCGGCTTCGCGGCGACGGCGGCACGCGGGCGCGCGCAACCCGGCCGGCAACCCTGA
- a CDS encoding NUDIX domain-containing protein: MTIADYRFCPRCARPLTERADPEHEGGRVRQACPDDACGYVHWNNPLPVVAAIVELDGKILLARNAAWPEGMFALITGFLENGETPEDGIAREVFEETALKAEQVTLVGVYEFIRKNELIIAYHVRASGTVALSPELLEYRLVDPPLLRPWRAGTGYALADWMRARGLDFEFVDRAGQ, encoded by the coding sequence ATGACCATCGCCGACTACCGTTTTTGCCCGCGCTGCGCGCGTCCGCTGACCGAGCGCGCCGATCCCGAACACGAGGGCGGCCGCGTCCGCCAAGCCTGCCCGGACGACGCGTGCGGCTACGTGCACTGGAACAACCCGCTGCCCGTGGTGGCCGCGATCGTCGAGCTCGACGGCAAGATCCTGCTCGCGCGCAACGCGGCCTGGCCGGAAGGGATGTTCGCGCTGATCACAGGTTTCCTGGAGAACGGCGAGACGCCCGAGGACGGCATCGCGCGCGAGGTGTTCGAGGAAACCGCGCTCAAGGCCGAGCAGGTCACGCTGGTCGGCGTCTATGAATTCATTCGCAAGAACGAACTGATCATCGCGTATCACGTACGCGCGTCGGGCACCGTCGCGCTGTCGCCGGAGCTGCTCGAATACCGGCTCGTCGATCCGCCGTTGCTGCGCCCGTGGCGCGCCGGCACCGGCTATGCGCTGGCCGACTGGATGCGCGCGCGCGGCCTCGATTTCGAATTCGTCGATCGAGCGGGGCAGTGA
- a CDS encoding acyl-CoA thioesterase, translating to MSDKPQPRPRDAYRHFLPITTRWMDNDVYGHVNNVVYYSYFDTVVNEYLIRAGVLDVEHGQTIGLVVETQCNYFAPLVFPQSVDAGLRVAKLGTSSVRYEIGLFAAGQAAPAAQGHFVHVYVDRGTRRPVPLPDALRAALEPLAG from the coding sequence ATGTCCGACAAGCCGCAGCCGCGTCCGCGCGACGCCTATCGCCACTTCCTGCCGATCACGACCCGCTGGATGGACAACGACGTCTACGGGCACGTGAACAACGTCGTCTACTACAGCTACTTCGACACCGTCGTGAACGAATACCTGATCCGCGCGGGCGTGCTCGACGTCGAGCACGGGCAGACGATCGGGCTCGTGGTCGAGACGCAGTGCAACTATTTCGCCCCGCTCGTGTTTCCGCAGTCGGTCGATGCGGGGCTGCGCGTCGCGAAGCTCGGCACGTCGAGCGTGCGCTACGAGATCGGGCTGTTCGCGGCAGGGCAAGCCGCGCCGGCCGCGCAAGGGCATTTCGTGCACGTGTACGTCGATCGCGGCACGCGCCGCCCCGTGCCGTTGCCCGACGCGCTGCGCGCGGCGCTCGAACCGCTCGCCGGCTGA
- a CDS encoding branched-chain amino acid ABC transporter permease gives MHAFALQAFNGLSYGLLLFMLSAGLTLIFSVQGVLNFAHASFYMLGAYIGYSIAARAGFWPALALAPIVVGLLGAGCERWLLRRVQPHGHTSELLLTFGLAYLIGEGAKLLWGLAPLPAPVPPLFDGAPVTVFGLALPRYRLFMMAMSTAMLAALGALLRASRIGLVVRAALTHRAAVEALGYDVPRVMTGLFGAGTALAALAGVIGAPLAVIEPALAETVGSVVFAVVVIGGLGSLGGAFVASLAVGFAQTFAASSDTSLRDLAQWSGVALPDRVAAVSIAQLAPLVPYLLLVAVLVARPRGLFGERVDG, from the coding sequence GTGCACGCGTTCGCGCTCCAGGCGTTCAACGGCCTCAGCTACGGGTTGCTGCTGTTCATGCTGTCGGCCGGCCTTACGCTGATCTTCAGCGTGCAGGGCGTGCTCAACTTCGCCCACGCGAGCTTCTACATGCTCGGTGCATACATTGGATACAGCATCGCGGCCCGCGCGGGTTTCTGGCCCGCGCTCGCGCTCGCGCCGATCGTGGTCGGGTTGCTCGGCGCCGGCTGCGAGCGCTGGCTGCTGCGCCGCGTACAGCCGCACGGGCACACGAGCGAACTGCTGCTGACCTTCGGGCTCGCGTACCTGATCGGCGAGGGCGCGAAACTCCTGTGGGGTCTCGCGCCGCTGCCTGCCCCGGTGCCGCCGCTGTTCGACGGTGCGCCCGTGACCGTGTTCGGCCTCGCGCTGCCGCGCTACCGGCTCTTCATGATGGCGATGTCCACGGCGATGCTGGCCGCACTCGGCGCGCTGCTGCGCGCGTCGCGCATCGGGCTCGTCGTGCGCGCCGCGCTCACGCACCGCGCGGCTGTCGAAGCGCTCGGCTACGACGTGCCGCGCGTGATGACGGGACTGTTCGGCGCGGGCACCGCGCTCGCGGCACTGGCCGGCGTGATCGGCGCGCCGCTTGCGGTGATCGAACCGGCGCTGGCCGAGACCGTCGGGTCGGTGGTGTTCGCGGTCGTCGTGATCGGCGGGCTCGGCTCGCTCGGCGGCGCGTTCGTCGCGTCGCTCGCGGTTGGCTTCGCGCAGACCTTCGCGGCGTCCAGCGACACGTCGCTGCGCGACCTCGCGCAATGGTCCGGCGTCGCGCTGCCCGATCGCGTCGCTGCCGTGTCGATCGCTCAGCTCGCACCGTTGGTCCCGTACCTGCTGCTCGTCGCGGTGCTGGTCGCCCGTCCGCGCGGACTGTTCGGCGAGCGTGTCGATGGCTAG
- a CDS encoding branched-chain amino acid ABC transporter permease, translated as MASRARAGVLRWVLFAACVALPAWLWPHGAVLGYLAQTAALVVLALSYNLQLGTTGLLSFGHAAFAGLGAFAAAHWFNHVGGPLPLLPLVGGVAGAGFGFVAGLLATRRAGTVFAMITLGLGECVAAAAWSVPAWFGGLGGVPIDRASGTPLGSWHFGAQTQAYAVIAAWCIVSAAAMHALTRTPLARLANAVRDNPVRVAALGTEPRRVRLAMVTCASFFAGIAGTLTLIDVEIATPDSVSMARSATVLIAAVIGGTGTFFGPAAGAVVLTALSIGVAGVSRAWALYLGVLFVAVVVAAPRGIAGIAQTLAHALRGDAPPAERWRVLCGVGACAFWAVAIVCAAELGYAWRFAQDDGTGIAFGAWGIDADAPAGWAVACSAAGIGTLLWSWRARFPSQGHGKREDER; from the coding sequence ATGGCTAGCCGCGCACGGGCCGGCGTGCTGCGCTGGGTGCTGTTCGCCGCGTGCGTCGCGCTACCCGCGTGGCTGTGGCCGCACGGCGCGGTGCTCGGCTATCTCGCACAGACGGCCGCGCTCGTCGTGCTCGCGCTGTCGTACAACCTGCAGCTCGGCACGACCGGGCTGCTGTCGTTCGGTCATGCCGCTTTCGCAGGGCTTGGCGCATTCGCCGCCGCGCACTGGTTCAATCATGTCGGCGGCCCGCTGCCGCTGTTGCCGCTTGTCGGCGGTGTGGCCGGCGCGGGCTTCGGGTTCGTCGCCGGCCTGCTCGCGACACGCCGCGCGGGCACCGTGTTCGCGATGATCACGCTCGGCCTCGGCGAGTGCGTCGCAGCCGCGGCGTGGAGCGTGCCCGCGTGGTTCGGCGGGCTCGGCGGCGTACCGATTGACCGTGCGAGCGGCACGCCTTTGGGCAGCTGGCATTTCGGCGCGCAAACGCAGGCCTACGCCGTGATCGCCGCATGGTGCATCGTGTCTGCGGCGGCGATGCACGCGCTGACGCGCACGCCGCTCGCGCGGCTTGCGAACGCGGTGCGCGACAACCCCGTGCGCGTTGCCGCGCTCGGCACCGAGCCGCGCCGCGTGCGGCTCGCGATGGTGACCTGCGCGTCGTTCTTCGCCGGCATTGCCGGCACGCTGACGTTGATCGACGTCGAGATCGCGACGCCCGACAGCGTGTCGATGGCGCGTTCGGCGACCGTGCTCATCGCCGCGGTGATCGGCGGCACCGGCACGTTCTTCGGGCCGGCAGCCGGAGCGGTGGTGCTGACCGCGCTGAGCATCGGCGTCGCAGGCGTGTCGCGCGCATGGGCGCTGTATCTCGGCGTGCTGTTCGTCGCGGTCGTCGTCGCCGCGCCGCGCGGGATCGCGGGCATCGCGCAGACGCTCGCGCATGCGTTGCGCGGCGACGCGCCGCCCGCCGAGCGCTGGCGCGTGCTGTGCGGCGTCGGCGCATGTGCATTCTGGGCCGTCGCGATCGTCTGCGCGGCCGAGCTCGGTTATGCATGGCGCTTCGCGCAGGACGACGGCACGGGCATCGCATTCGGTGCGTGGGGCATCGACGCCGATGCGCCGGCGGGCTGGGCCGTCGCATGCTCGGCGGCCGGTATCGGAACGTTGCTGTGGAGCTGGCGCGCGCGATTCCCGAGTCAGGGGCACGGCAAGCGGGAGGACGAGCGATGA
- a CDS encoding ABC transporter ATP-binding protein, translated as MSGSAIALHGIVQRFGVQTVLDGIELSVAAGERHALIGPNGAGKSTLFGVIAGATRPTRGRVVLHGVELRGRGPVVASRLGIGRSFQQTSAFARLSVFDNLRCAALHAPAERRRWWNRLRESASVDRAAARVLSDIGLDARRDAMAAELGYAEQRALDLGIALASGARTLLLDEPTAGMNRDQAARMIALIRATTQGRTVLMIEHDMDAVFGFAERITVLVRGAVVATGVPDAIRADPAVRAAYLGDGA; from the coding sequence ATGAGCGGCAGCGCGATCGCGCTGCACGGGATCGTGCAACGCTTCGGTGTGCAGACGGTGCTCGACGGCATCGAACTGAGCGTCGCGGCCGGCGAGCGCCATGCGCTGATCGGGCCGAACGGCGCGGGCAAGTCGACGCTGTTCGGCGTGATTGCCGGCGCGACGCGGCCGACGCGCGGGCGCGTCGTGTTGCACGGCGTCGAGCTGCGCGGGCGCGGGCCGGTCGTGGCGAGCCGACTCGGCATCGGCCGCAGTTTCCAGCAGACGAGCGCGTTCGCGCGGCTGAGCGTGTTCGACAACCTGCGCTGCGCGGCGCTGCATGCACCGGCCGAGCGGCGGCGCTGGTGGAACCGGCTGCGTGAATCCGCGTCGGTCGATCGCGCGGCCGCGCGCGTGCTGAGCGACATCGGTCTCGATGCGCGGCGCGACGCGATGGCCGCCGAACTCGGTTATGCGGAACAGCGCGCGCTCGATCTCGGCATCGCACTCGCGAGCGGTGCGCGCACGCTGCTGCTCGACGAACCGACGGCCGGCATGAACCGCGACCAGGCGGCGCGGATGATCGCGCTGATTCGCGCGACGACGCAGGGCCGCACGGTGCTGATGATCGAGCATGACATGGATGCGGTGTTCGGCTTCGCCGAGCGCATCACGGTGCTCGTGCGCGGCGCGGTGGTCGCGACCGGCGTGCCCGACGCGATCCGGGCAGACCCGGCCGTGCGCGCCGCCTATCTTGGCGACGGCGCATGA
- a CDS encoding ABC transporter ATP-binding protein, producing the protein MSVLLDIRSLRAWYGMQPVLDGVDLALAPGETLALLGRNGSGRSTLAKAVMGLVRTAGSVRIAGAECAGARTFEIARRGVAYVAESRDVFPLLSVRDNLRLGLRGVHGAAERAALDRLLARFPLLAARADVKAGRLSGGEQQVLALVRALAGRPRVLIVDEPAEGLAPLAVGEVGACLAALQAYGVAILLIEQRLQLAPRLARRVAVMGRGRIVYDGPLGGLGADVVNAWLSAG; encoded by the coding sequence ATGAGCGTGCTGCTCGACATTCGCAGCCTGCGTGCGTGGTACGGGATGCAGCCCGTGCTCGACGGCGTCGATCTCGCGCTCGCGCCGGGCGAGACGCTTGCGTTGCTCGGCCGCAACGGCTCGGGCCGCTCGACGCTCGCGAAGGCCGTGATGGGGCTCGTACGCACCGCGGGCTCGGTGCGCATCGCCGGCGCCGAATGCGCGGGCGCGCGCACGTTCGAGATCGCACGGCGCGGCGTCGCTTACGTCGCCGAAAGCCGCGATGTGTTTCCGCTGCTGAGCGTGCGCGACAACCTGCGGCTCGGCCTGCGCGGCGTGCATGGCGCGGCCGAACGCGCGGCGCTCGACCGGCTGCTCGCGCGCTTTCCGCTGCTGGCCGCGCGGGCGGACGTGAAGGCCGGACGGCTGTCGGGCGGCGAGCAGCAGGTGCTCGCGCTGGTGCGCGCACTCGCCGGCCGCCCGCGCGTGCTGATCGTCGACGAACCGGCCGAAGGGCTCGCGCCGCTCGCGGTAGGCGAGGTCGGCGCGTGTCTCGCCGCGCTGCAGGCCTACGGCGTCGCGATCCTGCTGATCGAGCAGCGGCTGCAGCTCGCGCCGCGGCTTGCGCGGCGCGTCGCGGTGATGGGGCGTGGTCGAATCGTCTACGACGGCCCGCTCGGCGGGCTTGGCGCCGATGTCGTCAATGCATGGCTGAGCGCGGGCTGA
- a CDS encoding glucose 1-dehydrogenase, translated as MSKLAGKVAIVTGGSKGIGAAIARALAAEGASVVVNYASSKAGADAVVNAIVEAGGRAVAVGGDVSKAADAQRIVDTAIDTYGRLDVLVNNSGVYEFAPIEAITEEHYRRQFDTNVFGVLLTTQAAVKHLGEGASIINISSVVTSITPPASAVYSGTKGAVDAITGVLALELGARKIRVNAINPGMIVTEGTHSAGIIGSDLEKQVRSETPLGRLGEPDDIASVAVFLASDDSRWLTGERLVASGGLH; from the coding sequence ATGAGCAAGCTGGCAGGCAAGGTAGCGATCGTCACGGGCGGGTCCAAGGGCATCGGCGCCGCGATCGCAAGGGCGCTGGCCGCCGAAGGCGCGTCGGTCGTGGTCAATTACGCGAGCAGCAAGGCCGGCGCCGACGCGGTCGTGAACGCGATCGTCGAGGCAGGCGGCCGCGCGGTCGCGGTCGGCGGCGACGTGTCGAAGGCAGCGGACGCCCAGCGCATCGTCGACACCGCGATCGACACCTATGGCCGTCTCGACGTGCTGGTCAACAATTCCGGCGTATACGAATTCGCGCCGATCGAGGCGATCACCGAAGAACACTACCGTCGGCAGTTCGACACGAACGTGTTCGGCGTGCTGCTGACCACGCAGGCCGCCGTCAAGCATCTCGGCGAAGGCGCGAGCATCATCAACATCAGCTCGGTGGTGACGAGCATCACGCCGCCCGCGAGCGCCGTGTACAGCGGCACCAAGGGCGCCGTCGACGCGATCACCGGCGTGCTCGCGCTGGAGCTCGGCGCGCGCAAGATCCGCGTGAACGCGATCAACCCGGGCATGATCGTGACCGAAGGCACGCACAGCGCGGGCATCATCGGCTCGGATCTCGAGAAGCAGGTGCGCAGCGAGACGCCGCTCGGCCGACTCGGCGAGCCGGACGACATCGCGTCGGTCGCCGTGTTCCTCGCCTCGGACGATTCCCGCTGGCTGACCGGCGAGCGTCTCGTCGCGAGCGGCGGGCTGCACTGA
- a CDS encoding heme-degrading domain-containing protein has product MATTFSHFAPAPFGDTASTPMLPHFDADVARRLGDIAVNLASRRGLPIAVGIVGETAPLFYCALDGSRANDSDAIRRRQNTVFRFGVSSLEVGARFRRAGWSLQSQGLSDADYALDGGSVPLWLAGGGIVGAMTIAGLDDARDHALVVESLRWHVGANALAMIA; this is encoded by the coding sequence ATGGCGACCACCTTCTCGCACTTCGCACCCGCGCCCTTCGGCGACACCGCGTCGACGCCGATGCTGCCGCACTTCGACGCCGACGTCGCGCGCCGGCTCGGCGACATCGCGGTCAATCTCGCGTCGCGCCGCGGGCTGCCGATCGCGGTCGGCATCGTCGGCGAAACCGCGCCGCTGTTCTATTGCGCGCTGGACGGCAGCCGCGCGAACGACAGCGACGCGATCCGCCGCCGGCAGAACACGGTGTTCCGTTTCGGCGTCAGTTCGCTCGAGGTCGGCGCGCGCTTTCGCCGCGCCGGCTGGTCGCTGCAGTCGCAGGGATTGTCGGACGCCGACTATGCGCTCGATGGCGGCAGCGTGCCGTTGTGGCTTGCCGGCGGCGGCATCGTCGGCGCGATGACGATCGCGGGGCTCGACGACGCGCGCGATCACGCACTCGTCGTCGAAAGCCTGCGCTGGCATGTCGGCGCGAACGCGCTCGCGATGATCGCGTAG